A part of Candidatus Hydrogenedentota bacterium genomic DNA contains:
- a CDS encoding GDSL-type esterase/lipase family protein codes for MMTTLLIGFLANGATTLPAYYGHPAIEDAHGVIAPWYQGLNGQIDYRVRVSMETLKRYPWVGTDKAVMAAPHFVYTSMWSIDAEGNIGAPPLENWMCGDLGQRTVSLINGFADYYRYAGDPAALGFIKLQADYILDYAQTPSDHPWPNFPISVPTKGKPYGPCDPKGFIQLDLSADIGAAILRAYRILGDARYFEAARHWGDLLAQHCNRTPGEPPWPRYANPEEVNWSNELTGSVTFILRFLDSLIRLGYRGTDDAIMRARDAGHAYLNDVLFPKWAAVDTWGRCYWDWECPVISLVNVWAMQYVMDYREAFPLWKSDVRNVLTLLLNRTGVDPNSAAEVYSGAWAMPESPSCCGTSLSYGQQLTAGALAQYAALADDAWARELARRMAILGSYDALDNGTVVDGLLGNPIVAASWLNIIHPLAMRTMLQIMAWMPDLFGPNRENHVMRSSAEIVDAAYEKGRIAFTTFDSPEHTLTVLRLAFEPSHITGDGISLQRREVADGNGFSMKPLPNGDYIVTIRHDGLTAIAVEGDDPKNASSGEAFTRTGTWDSHDASETTGAAITCAFDGNQVRVIGDVEPAGGLADVFIDGEKQRAGIDCWCPVGRDAQTLFARSGLSEGKHELRVVVRGEKNPLSQGARVRVHRVVSSAATGSSGFGSGEGPVDPQRMVFGYSGREDLCDKAGNAWRPATEWIVRMNQGADVVGAAWWTEPVAETIEGTDSPNLYRYGIHAPEFIVNATVAPGMYRATLKFAATRGFDTAKNRVSVFVNGQPMIEKMDVAEKADGPNRVLDIELRSLRPRNGAIEFKFAGGDKEAGVAGEAFIQALELVRAMPYEKDIQAFEEQDRANPPAPDTVFFVGSSTIRLWDLKRCFPEFKTINRGFGGCEYSDIAYYLDRIVTPHKPTTVVLYAGDNDIAHGRPATVVFDDFKEVVEHIRQSSPASRIIVLAAKPSIARWNLYSMMKDFNARVAEYAQGDAGIVHVETSGTILGADGQPRKDMFQSDGLHLNQAGYDAWTALVKPHLTTD; via the coding sequence ATGATGACGACATTGCTGATCGGATTTCTGGCAAACGGCGCGACGACACTGCCGGCATATTATGGACATCCGGCCATTGAGGACGCGCATGGCGTCATCGCGCCATGGTATCAAGGGCTGAACGGACAGATTGACTATCGTGTGCGCGTATCCATGGAAACACTCAAACGCTACCCGTGGGTCGGCACGGACAAGGCCGTCATGGCTGCGCCGCATTTCGTATACACCTCGATGTGGAGCATAGACGCGGAAGGGAACATCGGCGCGCCACCGTTGGAAAATTGGATGTGCGGCGACCTTGGCCAGCGGACCGTCAGTTTGATCAACGGCTTTGCGGACTATTATCGCTACGCGGGCGACCCGGCCGCCCTCGGCTTCATCAAGTTGCAGGCCGATTACATTCTCGATTATGCCCAGACGCCATCGGATCATCCGTGGCCGAACTTCCCGATCAGCGTGCCCACAAAGGGCAAGCCCTACGGCCCATGCGATCCAAAGGGATTCATCCAACTCGATCTTTCGGCGGACATCGGCGCGGCCATCCTGCGCGCCTATCGGATACTTGGCGATGCGCGGTACTTCGAGGCTGCAAGGCACTGGGGCGATTTGTTGGCTCAGCACTGCAACCGGACGCCTGGCGAACCGCCGTGGCCGCGTTACGCAAATCCCGAAGAGGTCAATTGGAGCAATGAACTGACCGGCAGCGTAACGTTTATCCTGCGATTCCTGGATTCACTCATTCGGCTCGGCTATCGCGGCACAGACGACGCCATCATGCGGGCGCGCGACGCGGGACACGCTTATCTCAACGACGTCCTATTTCCAAAATGGGCCGCGGTGGACACGTGGGGGCGCTGCTACTGGGACTGGGAATGCCCGGTGATTTCGCTGGTCAACGTGTGGGCGATGCAATATGTGATGGACTATCGCGAAGCGTTTCCCTTGTGGAAGTCCGACGTGCGCAATGTGCTGACGCTGCTCCTGAACCGAACCGGCGTGGATCCCAATTCGGCGGCGGAAGTGTACAGCGGCGCGTGGGCGATGCCCGAATCGCCGAGTTGCTGCGGCACATCCTTGTCCTATGGCCAGCAACTCACGGCAGGCGCGTTGGCGCAATACGCGGCGTTGGCCGACGACGCGTGGGCGCGGGAACTCGCACGGCGCATGGCCATACTCGGATCCTACGATGCGCTCGACAACGGGACGGTCGTTGACGGACTCCTGGGCAATCCGATCGTGGCCGCATCGTGGCTCAATATCATCCACCCGCTCGCGATGCGGACCATGCTGCAAATCATGGCATGGATGCCCGATCTCTTCGGCCCAAACCGCGAAAATCATGTCATGCGGAGTTCGGCGGAGATTGTGGATGCGGCCTATGAGAAGGGCCGTATCGCTTTTACGACATTCGATTCTCCTGAACATACCCTAACCGTTCTCCGGCTGGCTTTTGAACCGTCGCACATCACCGGCGACGGTATTTCCTTGCAAAGGCGTGAAGTTGCCGACGGAAATGGTTTCAGCATGAAGCCGCTTCCCAATGGCGACTACATTGTGACGATTCGCCACGATGGCCTGACGGCGATCGCTGTCGAAGGCGACGATCCAAAGAACGCATCATCCGGTGAAGCGTTCACGCGGACGGGAACATGGGATTCGCATGATGCGAGCGAAACAACAGGGGCTGCGATAACCTGCGCTTTCGACGGCAACCAAGTGCGAGTTATCGGCGACGTCGAACCGGCGGGGGGATTGGCGGACGTTTTTATTGACGGCGAGAAACAGCGGGCCGGCATCGATTGCTGGTGCCCGGTTGGGCGGGACGCGCAAACGCTCTTCGCGCGAAGCGGGCTGAGCGAAGGCAAACACGAACTACGCGTGGTCGTGCGCGGGGAAAAGAATCCGTTGTCGCAAGGGGCAAGAGTGCGTGTTCATCGCGTGGTCTCCTCCGCCGCCACGGGCTCAAGCGGGTTCGGGTCCGGCGAAGGGCCCGTGGATCCGCAACGCATGGTGTTCGGCTATTCGGGACGTGAAGACTTGTGCGACAAGGCCGGGAATGCGTGGCGTCCGGCCACGGAGTGGATTGTCCGCATGAACCAGGGCGCGGATGTCGTCGGTGCGGCGTGGTGGACGGAACCCGTCGCGGAAACCATCGAGGGTACGGACTCGCCCAATCTCTATCGCTACGGGATTCATGCGCCGGAGTTTATCGTGAATGCAACTGTCGCGCCGGGCATGTACCGCGCAACGCTGAAGTTCGCCGCGACGCGCGGATTCGACACGGCGAAGAACCGCGTGTCGGTGTTCGTGAACGGCCAGCCGATGATTGAGAAGATGGATGTGGCGGAGAAGGCCGACGGTCCGAACCGCGTGCTCGACATCGAACTGCGATCGCTCAGACCGCGCAACGGCGCCATCGAATTCAAGTTCGCGGGAGGCGACAAAGAGGCAGGGGTTGCCGGCGAGGCATTCATCCAGGCGCTCGAACTCGTTCGCGCGATGCCTTATGAGAAAGACATACAAGCGTTCGAGGAACAGGACCGGGCCAACCCGCCAGCGCCCGACACCGTGTTCTTCGTCGGCAGTTCAACGATTCGCCTGTGGGACTTGAAACGCTGCTTCCCGGAATTCAAGACGATCAATCGCGGTTTCGGCGGATGCGAATACAGCGACATCGCGTACTATCTCGACCGCATCGTAACACCGCACAAGCCCACGACCGTCGTTCTGTACGCGGGCGACAACGACATCGCGCACGGCAGGCCTGCCACGGTGGTCTTCGACGATTTCAAGGAGGTCGTCGAACATATCCGCCAGTCCTCGCCGGCTTCACGCATCATCGTGCTCGCCGCCAAACCGAGTATCGCCCGTTGGAATCTTTACTCCATGATGAAAGACTTCAACGCCCGCGTGGCCGAATACGCCCAAGGCGATGCCGGCATAGTCCACGTCGAGACCAGCGGGACAATTCTGGGCGCCGACGGCCAGCCCCGGAAAGACATGTTTCAATCCGACGGCCTCCACCTCAACCAAGCCGGTTACGACGCATGGACCGCTCTCGTCAAACCACATTTGACCACTGATTGA
- a CDS encoding UTP--glucose-1-phosphate uridylyltransferase: protein MNTLIETITAKGSKIRNRPFRSLCEELSPQELMAACEELDAFRRSADNLYERVRATMFLYAAYRFSFQESPAFPDTGTIPYDGFHDLLGRRFEEAIDCFRAAMKQHGPNAALFSALAEAYHHLSFQTLCDQVRRSVRASRGNQWMFRVGHADDQPIRLRRELLYRPNGTLLYPILRETTPVRLDLSHSGWSDIFFLGMDYPEGARVLNISVDLGVYGRDDIIQPPIETYVRAIPEPVLRLTSTDLDTTKDVTDLRDLFNFGNDYLSLLKAGVIASGLIPPSFEGTNQSIEAILGRIVGRGMGLELVTKVNDIPKGSRLAVSTNLLASIISVLMRATGQTSTLEGPLTEEERRLAASRAILGEWLGGSGGGWQDSGGIWPGIKVIEGAIACKGDPEYGISKGCLLPRHRILGEDDLHPEIKERLAASLVLIHGGMAQNVGPILEMVTEKYLLRAQREWEARLSMRTIFDNILGALQSGDIRELAANTTRNWDVPLKTIIPWVTNRFTETVIAEARNTLGDDFWGFLMLGGMSGGGMAMFVEPSRRDAFRDEILAIMTSAKRTLEDALPFAMDPVVYNFRINAQGSTSCLLLGEEAVMPTRYYALQIPELVRRSADDIAYLRRVELDHFTARRSDAVETYGLLRTLTANLFRVADPATQSTRQAWDEDAARIKSENGFDSIQHEEIRADLRSGRIGLAHNRLPVDTSIEDVHDSDVITLFGDPERRRIGEESLRDGRVAVFSLAAGVGSRWTTGAGAVKAINPFLFLGGKHRSFLEIHVAKTRVSAERYGTAPPHIISTSYLTHGPIEKHLELNGRYGYEGPIVLSPGRSIGQRLIPMVRDLVFLWEEMPQEMLDEQKQKVREDARAALMDWARSKGEGSDYVDNVAIQRFNPPGHWYEIPNLLRNGVLAKLLREHPHLETIMLHNIDTLGADLDAEALGAHLQAGNVLTFEVVPRRIDDRGGGLARVNGRVRLLEGLAQPREEDELKLRYYNSMTTWIQIDPLLALFGLTRADLDGPADKITHAVRAMAHRMPTYVTIKDVKRRWGHGQEDVYPVAQFEKLWSDMTGLSDIRIGYLAVPRQRGQQLKDPNQLDAWANDGSKEYVANLANL, encoded by the coding sequence GTGAACACACTGATTGAAACCATCACCGCGAAGGGTTCCAAGATACGGAACCGGCCGTTCCGATCGCTGTGCGAGGAACTTTCTCCACAAGAGCTGATGGCGGCCTGCGAGGAACTGGACGCCTTTCGCCGTTCGGCGGACAATCTCTATGAACGGGTTCGGGCGACCATGTTCCTGTATGCGGCCTACCGGTTTTCGTTTCAGGAATCTCCGGCCTTTCCCGATACGGGGACAATTCCCTACGATGGATTTCACGATCTGCTGGGCCGCCGGTTCGAGGAGGCCATAGACTGTTTCCGCGCGGCCATGAAACAACACGGTCCGAACGCGGCGCTTTTCAGCGCTCTCGCCGAGGCCTATCATCACTTGTCGTTTCAAACGCTTTGCGATCAGGTGCGGCGCAGCGTCCGGGCCAGCAGGGGTAACCAGTGGATGTTCCGCGTCGGCCATGCGGACGATCAGCCTATCCGGTTGCGCCGTGAACTGCTCTACCGGCCGAACGGTACGCTTCTTTACCCCATCCTGCGTGAAACGACGCCGGTCCGGCTCGATCTGAGCCATAGCGGGTGGTCGGACATTTTTTTTCTGGGCATGGATTACCCGGAAGGCGCACGGGTGCTCAACATTTCCGTGGATCTGGGGGTCTACGGCCGCGACGACATCATCCAGCCCCCCATCGAAACGTATGTTCGCGCCATTCCGGAACCGGTCCTGCGTCTGACGAGTACCGATCTCGACACCACCAAGGACGTTACGGATCTGCGGGATCTGTTCAATTTCGGCAATGACTACCTCAGCCTCCTCAAAGCCGGGGTCATCGCGTCCGGTTTGATCCCGCCGTCCTTCGAGGGAACGAACCAGTCCATCGAGGCAATTTTGGGCCGCATTGTAGGGCGCGGCATGGGCCTTGAACTCGTCACGAAAGTCAATGACATCCCAAAAGGTTCGCGCCTTGCGGTTTCGACCAATCTTCTTGCCTCCATCATCAGTGTATTGATGCGCGCCACGGGGCAAACCTCCACGCTGGAAGGTCCGCTTACGGAGGAAGAGCGCCGCTTGGCGGCCTCGCGCGCAATCCTCGGCGAATGGCTGGGCGGTTCCGGCGGCGGCTGGCAGGACTCCGGCGGCATTTGGCCGGGGATCAAGGTCATCGAGGGCGCCATCGCCTGCAAGGGCGATCCGGAATACGGGATCAGCAAAGGCTGCCTGTTGCCGCGTCACCGGATATTGGGGGAGGACGATCTCCACCCGGAGATCAAGGAGCGTTTGGCCGCGTCTTTGGTGCTTATTCACGGCGGGATGGCGCAAAACGTCGGCCCCATCCTCGAAATGGTGACCGAAAAATACCTTCTTCGGGCCCAACGTGAATGGGAAGCGCGCCTTTCGATGCGCACCATATTTGACAACATTCTCGGCGCGCTCCAATCGGGCGATATCCGCGAACTCGCCGCCAATACGACCCGAAACTGGGACGTTCCCCTCAAGACTATCATCCCATGGGTTACAAACCGTTTCACTGAAACCGTCATCGCAGAAGCGCGCAACACCCTTGGAGACGATTTTTGGGGATTCCTCATGTTGGGCGGCATGTCGGGCGGCGGCATGGCCATGTTTGTGGAACCGTCCCGGCGCGACGCTTTTCGGGATGAAATTCTCGCCATCATGACCTCCGCCAAACGCACGCTCGAAGATGCGCTGCCCTTTGCCATGGATCCCGTTGTATACAATTTCCGCATCAATGCACAGGGATCGACCTCGTGCCTTCTTCTGGGCGAGGAGGCGGTCATGCCCACGCGCTACTATGCGCTGCAAATCCCGGAACTGGTCCGCCGCAGCGCGGACGATATCGCTTACTTGCGTCGTGTCGAATTGGACCATTTCACGGCGCGTCGCAGTGATGCCGTCGAGACTTACGGGTTGCTTCGAACGTTGACGGCGAATCTTTTCCGGGTCGCCGATCCCGCCACGCAGTCCACGCGACAGGCATGGGACGAAGACGCCGCGCGCATCAAGTCCGAAAACGGCTTCGATTCGATTCAGCACGAAGAGATCCGGGCAGACTTGCGCAGTGGGCGCATCGGACTGGCGCACAACCGGCTTCCCGTGGATACCTCCATTGAGGACGTGCACGACTCCGATGTGATCACCCTGTTCGGCGATCCGGAGCGCCGGCGTATCGGCGAGGAATCCCTCCGCGACGGTCGCGTCGCCGTTTTCTCCCTGGCCGCGGGCGTTGGAAGCCGTTGGACCACCGGCGCGGGCGCCGTGAAAGCCATCAATCCATTCCTCTTTTTGGGAGGAAAACACCGGAGTTTTCTTGAAATTCATGTGGCCAAGACCCGTGTGAGCGCCGAACGGTACGGAACGGCCCCACCACATATCATCTCGACCAGTTACCTGACCCATGGCCCCATCGAGAAACATCTGGAGTTGAACGGCCGTTACGGCTACGAGGGACCGATCGTGCTGAGTCCGGGGCGATCCATCGGGCAGCGCCTGATCCCGATGGTGCGCGATCTCGTTTTTCTGTGGGAAGAAATGCCCCAGGAAATGCTGGATGAACAGAAGCAGAAGGTCCGCGAGGATGCCCGCGCCGCACTCATGGACTGGGCGCGATCCAAGGGCGAAGGAAGCGATTATGTGGACAACGTCGCCATCCAGCGATTCAATCCGCCCGGACATTGGTACGAAATTCCCAACCTCCTGCGCAACGGCGTCCTGGCGAAATTGCTCAGGGAGCATCCGCATCTCGAAACGATCATGCTCCACAACATTGACACCCTGGGGGCCGATCTCGATGCCGAGGCGCTGGGCGCGCATTTGCAGGCAGGCAATGTGCTGACTTTTGAGGTAGTCCCCCGCCGCATAGACGATCGCGGCGGCGGCCTTGCGCGGGTCAATGGCCGTGTGCGCCTGCTCGAAGGGCTTGCCCAGCCGCGCGAGGAGGACGAACTCAAACTGCGGTACTACAATTCGATGACCACATGGATACAAATTGATCCGCTGCTGGCCTTGTTCGGCCTCACGCGGGCCGATCTCGACGGTCCAGCCGATAAAATCACCCACGCCGTCCGCGCCATGGCGCACCGGATGCCGACCTATGTAACCATCAAGGATGTCAAGCGACGATGGGGCCATGGGCAGGAAGACGTGTATCCCGTCGCCCAATTCGAAAAACTCTGGAGCGACATGACGGGCCTTTCCGACATCCGGATAGGCTACCTTGCCGTGCCTCGTCAGCGCGGCCAGCAACTCAAAGACCCGAATCAGCTGGATGCATGGGCCAACGACGGCAGCAAGGAATATGTGGCGAACCTGGCAAATCTCTGA
- a CDS encoding immunoglobulin domain-containing protein: protein MAIAKKIAILWMGLFVVCESACALTEYADIPANIPRIDNNYVKAIAVGTTHVYVGGSFTTVSNGTVRAALAAFDKTTGALDVNWDPGLADPVDLSVEALAVADGKVYVGGRFKSVRGGLRTRNNLAAFSEADGNSPAGVDFAWDPNMDKNVYAIAVFGNRVYVGGAFEYVTASSVQRRGAAAFNKADGSSAAVLDPWNPRLSYPDLYPWMGDWPVVNAFAFAGDRVHLGGEFTKANTSIVRNYLAAFELANGSNPGTVDAAWNPNLDDAVNTLAISDGRLYAGGDFTTVNGGAATRNRVAAFNVAGGGASAMVDPWNPNINSTVWAVAVSGPRVFVGGTFSAVGGSTTRYALAAFNTANGSNPAVLDAWNPSSSSSNYIFTLAPSRSAGIIVGGSFTYMGHETRRRIAGFNTDWDNPPYVMWQMPASGGAIGSSHAAIDVTFNEPVYGVDAGDLILTGPAATGAVVGTPTFQHGFTGSTPRTMWRFPVLNLSSGTLNVSLSPTVGAIVDEAGSTLNPSPTTSTYTVTATPATLPFFEDFESGSLASYWDSRGTAYFGNTVTSLYDPHAGSYHLLLDEALTGYLSRNEVTLTLDLAGRANVELSFWMKELLDDDHGPPSIPYLNGADYDGVAISADGLMWYEIQGLRTADGISGSYTQFTIDLDAAAAAHGLAYNNHFQIRFNHYDNWPASSSGFVFDDIRVREVVTTPAVVNVTSQHPNGTFPLGEVVDVQVVFSTPVAVMGSPTLELETGAVNRLAAMIGGDGTNTLVFRYTVQAGDSSPDLDYAGSDALQLNGGSIRDAATGTLDADLALPIPGEANSLGFNKNIAIDTVAPSVGTLEVQAPLVMNLSYNQAMGTGVLDPARYTLSGLGQGSLANHPDQVEDLGGNVYKLSWAGGEMRTGHDVTVTVTDVFDLIGNPIGPSNSATHTEGGMGVAPTVTGIMVQSGRFILVEFSETMGSGAILASNYTLAGSGKGTLAANPNDVQWIADNEYRLEWTTGEMRDGGDIVISVSNAVDLVGNGMGDPDSGTHPGGGIGYAPELAEVDVQDESHIDLIFNEDMGAGVADVDHFTVSGPGAGSLTMHPSSVEALGASYYRLAWSSGEMRDGGDVTVTAANVHDRAGNPIGPLNFAVDIGGGIGIPPGLADATVMDLRMVLVVFSEWMGSDAVNAENYTLSGSGRGTLAEHPNSVEDTGMGMYRLQWASGEMLDGGDITITASGVADLVGNPIGTAHTATDPGAGIGGAPRVTSVQVLTGSTVRLSFNEPMMGGDLGDASRYMVSGDGMGTLSIHPDTITTEGSSAVVAGWNEGEMRQGGSISLTAANVRDLAGNLIGASNSATHADGGMGVPPTGMLVLNDAAVFTRDRQVTATFLGADGTGSALDAMRFGNGVAEWSDWRTYSVSSAWELPDGQSWKTVYAQLRDAAGNVSDETIADTIALDTEPLALSPGSDTAVEAEYGSSCLLEVRAEGIFGTPLYTWSKRNNEGQWQILSGPAKDVTGSQYWIAPVTVSSAGAYRCEAADETETAGPVEFIVTVSDPLESLPLFGFAGILLLALCCLLAGFTCLRKFSC from the coding sequence CCTTGGCGGCATTTGACAAGACCACGGGCGCACTGGACGTGAATTGGGATCCCGGTTTGGCGGATCCCGTAGACCTCAGCGTCGAAGCGCTGGCGGTGGCAGACGGCAAAGTATATGTGGGCGGACGTTTCAAGTCCGTCCGGGGAGGACTGCGCACTCGCAACAACCTTGCGGCGTTCAGCGAAGCCGACGGCAACAGTCCCGCCGGCGTGGATTTCGCATGGGATCCCAACATGGACAAAAACGTCTACGCCATAGCCGTTTTTGGAAACCGGGTGTATGTCGGCGGCGCCTTCGAGTATGTGACGGCATCGAGCGTGCAGCGCAGAGGAGCGGCGGCCTTCAACAAGGCGGATGGATCCAGCGCCGCCGTGCTAGATCCTTGGAACCCAAGACTTTCCTATCCGGATCTATATCCATGGATGGGCGACTGGCCGGTCGTAAACGCCTTTGCTTTCGCGGGCGATCGCGTGCACCTCGGGGGTGAGTTCACCAAGGCCAACACGTCCATCGTGCGCAACTACTTGGCGGCCTTCGAATTGGCCAACGGCTCGAATCCCGGAACCGTGGACGCCGCATGGAATCCGAACTTGGACGATGCCGTCAATACGCTTGCGATATCGGACGGACGCCTGTACGCGGGGGGCGATTTCACAACCGTCAACGGCGGAGCAGCTACCCGCAACCGCGTGGCCGCGTTCAATGTCGCGGGTGGCGGCGCCTCAGCCATGGTGGATCCGTGGAATCCCAACATCAACTCGACCGTCTGGGCGGTGGCGGTAAGCGGCCCGCGCGTTTTTGTTGGCGGAACTTTCAGCGCCGTCGGTGGCTCCACGACACGCTATGCCTTGGCGGCGTTCAACACGGCCAACGGCTCGAATCCCGCTGTGCTCGATGCGTGGAATCCGAGTTCCAGCAGCAGCAACTACATCTTTACTTTGGCGCCGTCGCGAAGCGCGGGCATCATCGTGGGCGGCAGCTTTACCTACATGGGCCACGAAACACGCCGCCGTATCGCCGGATTTAATACCGATTGGGACAATCCTCCATACGTTATGTGGCAAATGCCTGCTTCGGGCGGTGCGATCGGCAGTAGTCATGCCGCCATTGACGTGACGTTCAATGAACCCGTCTATGGAGTTGACGCAGGCGATCTCATTCTTACCGGCCCTGCGGCCACCGGTGCGGTCGTGGGGACGCCCACCTTCCAGCACGGATTTACCGGCTCCACGCCGCGCACCATGTGGCGCTTCCCCGTCCTCAATCTTTCGAGCGGAACACTGAACGTCAGTCTGTCTCCAACGGTGGGCGCCATCGTTGACGAGGCCGGCTCGACGCTCAATCCCAGTCCGACAACCTCGACGTATACCGTAACGGCCACGCCGGCCACGTTGCCTTTTTTTGAGGATTTTGAGAGCGGCAGCCTGGCTTCCTATTGGGATTCGCGCGGAACAGCCTATTTCGGCAACACCGTAACCTCCCTGTACGATCCCCATGCCGGATCCTATCACCTGCTGCTTGATGAAGCGTTGACCGGTTACCTGTCGCGCAACGAAGTCACATTGACATTGGATCTTGCCGGCCGCGCCAATGTCGAACTTTCCTTCTGGATGAAAGAACTCCTCGACGACGATCACGGTCCGCCGTCCATTCCGTATTTGAACGGTGCGGACTACGACGGGGTGGCGATCAGCGCCGACGGCTTGATGTGGTACGAAATACAGGGATTGCGCACGGCGGACGGGATTTCCGGATCGTATACCCAATTCACCATTGACCTCGATGCGGCGGCCGCCGCCCACGGCCTTGCCTACAACAACCATTTCCAGATCCGTTTCAACCACTACGACAATTGGCCCGCCTCGAGCAGCGGGTTTGTATTCGACGACATCCGTGTGCGCGAAGTCGTGACAACGCCGGCCGTCGTGAATGTAACGAGTCAGCACCCCAACGGCACTTTTCCACTGGGCGAGGTCGTTGACGTTCAGGTCGTTTTCTCGACTCCTGTGGCGGTAATGGGATCGCCAACTCTCGAACTCGAAACCGGCGCCGTGAATCGTCTCGCGGCAATGATCGGCGGCGATGGGACGAACACGCTCGTTTTCCGTTATACGGTGCAAGCGGGCGACAGTTCGCCAGACCTTGATTATGCCGGCAGCGACGCCCTGCAACTCAACGGAGGCAGCATTCGCGACGCCGCCACGGGTACGCTGGACGCCGACCTTGCGCTCCCCATTCCCGGCGAAGCGAATTCGCTTGGATTCAACAAGAACATCGCCATAGACACTGTGGCCCCTTCCGTCGGGACGCTCGAAGTGCAAGCGCCCCTTGTCATGAATCTCTCATATAACCAGGCGATGGGAACGGGCGTACTTGACCCGGCCCGTTACACGCTTTCCGGCTTGGGCCAAGGATCGCTTGCAAATCATCCCGATCAGGTGGAGGACCTCGGCGGCAACGTGTACAAGCTTTCATGGGCAGGCGGCGAAATGCGGACCGGACATGATGTAACCGTCACTGTGACAGATGTATTCGATCTCATCGGCAACCCGATCGGTCCCTCGAACAGCGCCACGCACACGGAAGGCGGCATGGGTGTTGCCCCTACCGTGACCGGCATCATGGTCCAAAGCGGACGATTCATCTTGGTTGAATTCAGCGAGACCATGGGAAGCGGCGCCATCCTTGCATCCAATTACACGCTGGCTGGTTCGGGAAAAGGCACGCTGGCCGCCAACCCGAACGACGTCCAATGGATTGCCGACAACGAATATCGCTTGGAATGGACCACCGGAGAAATGCGCGACGGCGGCGATATTGTGATTTCGGTCTCAAACGCTGTGGATCTGGTGGGAAACGGCATGGGCGATCCCGATTCGGGAACACATCCAGGCGGCGGAATCGGATATGCGCCCGAACTGGCCGAAGTGGACGTGCAGGATGAGAGCCATATTGACTTAATTTTTAACGAGGACATGGGCGCGGGCGTAGCCGATGTGGACCACTTTACCGTTTCCGGTCCGGGCGCGGGCAGTCTGACGATGCACCCTTCTTCCGTCGAGGCTTTGGGCGCATCCTATTACCGGCTGGCATGGTCTTCGGGTGAAATGCGCGACGGCGGCGACGTGACGGTGACTGCGGCGAATGTCCATGATCGTGCCGGTAATCCAATCGGTCCGTTGAATTTTGCCGTGGACATCGGTGGCGGCATTGGCATTCCCCCTGGGTTGGCTGATGCGACGGTCATGGACCTGCGCATGGTTCTTGTCGTTTTCAGCGAGTGGATGGGAAGCGATGCGGTCAATGCTGAAAACTACACGCTTTCGGGATCAGGCCGTGGAACGCTGGCCGAGCATCCGAATAGCGTGGAAGACACCGGCATGGGGATGTACCGGCTGCAATGGGCCTCCGGTGAAATGCTCGACGGCGGCGATATCACCATTACGGCTTCGGGTGTTGCGGACCTTGTCGGCAATCCCATCGGCACGGCCCATACGGCCACCGATCCCGGCGCGGGCATTGGCGGGGCGCCCCGCGTGACGAGCGTGCAGGTCCTGACGGGCTCTACCGTGCGTCTATCGTTCAATGAACCCATGATGGGAGGCGATCTCGGCGATGCAAGCCGCTACATGGTTTCCGGCGACGGGATGGGCACCCTCTCCATCCATCCGGATACCATAACCACCGAGGGTTCATCGGCTGTCGTCGCGGGATGGAATGAGGGCGAAATGCGACAAGGCGGCTCCATCTCGCTTACGGCCGCCAATGTCCGGGATTTGGCCGGCAATCTCATCGGAGCGTCCAACAGCGCCACCCATGCCGACGGCGGCATGGGTGTTCCCCCCACAGGGATGCTGGTCCTGAACGATGCAGCGGTATTCACGCGCGACCGGCAGGTAACCGCCACTTTCCTCGGCGCCGACGGCACGGGTAGCGCCCTTGACGCCATGCGATTCGGCAATGGCGTGGCGGAATGGTCCGATTGGCGCACCTATTCCGTCTCATCGGCGTGGGAACTTCCCGACGGCCAGTCATGGAAGACGGTTTATGCCCAGTTGCGCGATGCCGCCGGCAACGTGTCGGACGAAACGATCGCCGACACGATAGCCCTCGACACGGAACCCCTTGCCCTGTCGCCCGGAAGCGATACCGCCGTGGAAGCGGAGTACGGCTCCTCATGTCTCCTGGAAGTCCGTGCCGAAGGAATTTTCGGAACGCCCCTCTATACATGGAGCAAACGAAACAACGAAGGCCAATGGCAAATCCTTTCCGGTCCGGCCAAAGACGTTACGGGTTCGCAATACTGGATCGCCCCCGTAACCGTTTCCAGTGCCGGGGCATACCGATGCGAAGCAGCCGATGAAACCGAAACGGCTGGTCCCGTCGAATTTATCGTGACGGTGAGCGACCCGCTGGAAAGCCTGCCGTTGTTTGGATTCGCTGGGATCCTGCTTCTTGCGTTATGCTGCCTTTTGGCAGGCTTCACGTGTCTGCGCAAATTTTCGTGTTGA